Proteins encoded in a region of the Streptomyces sp. PCS3-D2 genome:
- a CDS encoding acyl-CoA dehydrogenase family protein has product MTDRAPQPVDRQLPTEESRDLLALVREIAQREIRPRAAEEEDSGRFPREVFTLLSEAGLLGLPYPGEYGGGEQPYEVYLQVLEELAAARLTVGLGVSVHSLACHGLGGYGTKEQQAAHLPAMLGGGLLGAYCLSEPAAGSDAASLTTKAVRDGDDWIITGTKAWITHGGVADFYTVLARTGVEGPKGITAFLVPGDAAGLTAAVPEKKMGMKGSPTAQLHFDGVRVPDSRRIGEEGQGFSIALAALDAGRLGIAACAIGVAQAALDEALTYALDRKQFGHPIADFQGLRFMLADMATKIEAGRALYLAAARLRDAGKPFSRQAAMAKLFCTDAAMAVTTDAVQVLGGYGYTADFPVERLMREAKVLQIVEGTNQIQRMVIARHLAGPETR; this is encoded by the coding sequence ATGACCGACCGCGCCCCGCAGCCGGTGGACCGACAGCTGCCCACCGAGGAGTCCCGTGACCTCCTCGCCCTCGTACGCGAGATCGCCCAGCGCGAGATCCGCCCCCGGGCCGCCGAGGAGGAGGATTCCGGACGGTTCCCCCGAGAGGTCTTCACGCTGCTCTCCGAGGCCGGCCTGCTCGGCCTCCCGTACCCCGGCGAGTACGGCGGCGGCGAGCAGCCGTACGAGGTCTACCTCCAGGTCCTGGAAGAGCTCGCAGCGGCCCGCCTGACCGTCGGCCTCGGTGTCAGCGTCCACTCCCTGGCCTGCCACGGCCTCGGCGGCTACGGCACCAAGGAACAGCAGGCCGCGCACCTGCCCGCGATGCTCGGTGGCGGCCTCCTGGGCGCCTACTGCCTCTCCGAGCCGGCCGCCGGCTCGGACGCCGCCTCCCTCACGACCAAGGCGGTCCGCGACGGCGACGACTGGATCATCACCGGCACCAAGGCCTGGATCACCCACGGCGGGGTCGCCGACTTCTACACCGTCCTCGCCCGCACCGGCGTCGAGGGGCCCAAGGGCATCACCGCCTTCCTCGTTCCCGGGGACGCGGCCGGACTGACCGCAGCCGTGCCCGAGAAGAAGATGGGCATGAAGGGCTCTCCCACTGCCCAGCTGCACTTCGACGGCGTGCGCGTACCGGACTCCCGCCGCATCGGCGAGGAGGGGCAGGGCTTCTCCATCGCCCTGGCCGCGCTCGACGCGGGCCGCCTGGGCATCGCGGCCTGCGCCATCGGCGTCGCCCAGGCGGCACTGGACGAGGCGCTCACGTACGCGCTGGACCGCAAGCAGTTCGGCCACCCCATCGCGGACTTCCAGGGGCTGCGGTTCATGCTGGCCGACATGGCCACCAAGATCGAGGCCGGCCGGGCGCTCTACCTCGCCGCGGCGCGCCTGCGGGACGCCGGCAAGCCGTTCTCCCGGCAGGCAGCCATGGCCAAGCTCTTCTGCACCGACGCTGCGATGGCCGTCACCACCGACGCGGTGCAGGTCCTCGGCGGCTACGGCTACACCGCGGACTTCCCCGTCGAGCGCCTGATGCGCGAGGCGAAGGTGCTCCAGATCGTGGAGGGCACCAACCAGATCCAGCGCATGGTCATCGCACGTCACCTGGCGGGGCCCGAAACGCGCTGA
- a CDS encoding SCO1431 family membrane protein, which yields MTADAAAPTAPAGNPARTGGPEEHSNWLEHALGWTLVVLVAMFVTQVGWL from the coding sequence ATGACCGCAGACGCCGCCGCCCCGACCGCACCCGCCGGGAACCCCGCTCGTACCGGGGGCCCCGAGGAGCACTCCAACTGGCTTGAGCACGCCCTCGGCTGGACCCTCGTGGTCCTCGTGGCCATGTTCGTCACCCAGGTCGGCTGGCTCTGA
- a CDS encoding TetR/AcrR family transcriptional regulator, translated as MNDSQQRGKTRRSRARRAELISIGRKLFADTAYDALCMDDIARQAGVAKGLIYYYFKSKRGYYLAIVEDSVAGLVARARGDTDLPNAERLRRTVDGYLQYAEHHPAAYRTIATGGVGCDAEVLAVRDAVREELVATIAEGAYGHRTLPPIARLALVGWLSAVEGTTLEWIGGPSAPDRPGRARLGALLARQLRATLAVIEEFAPECPAPPPEEGTFENVGDLAPVTGSP; from the coding sequence GTGAACGACAGTCAGCAGCGTGGCAAGACCAGGCGTTCGCGGGCACGCAGAGCCGAACTCATATCCATCGGGCGCAAGTTGTTCGCCGACACCGCCTACGACGCGCTCTGCATGGACGACATCGCCAGGCAGGCGGGCGTCGCCAAGGGCCTGATCTACTACTACTTCAAGAGCAAGCGCGGCTACTACCTCGCCATCGTCGAGGACTCCGTGGCCGGTCTCGTGGCCCGCGCCCGCGGCGACACCGACCTCCCGAACGCGGAACGGCTCCGCCGCACCGTCGACGGGTACCTCCAGTACGCCGAACACCACCCCGCCGCCTACCGCACCATCGCCACCGGGGGCGTCGGCTGCGACGCCGAGGTGCTCGCCGTCCGCGACGCCGTCCGCGAGGAACTGGTCGCCACCATCGCCGAAGGCGCCTACGGACACCGCACCCTCCCGCCCATCGCCCGGCTCGCCCTCGTGGGCTGGCTCTCCGCCGTCGAAGGGACCACCCTGGAATGGATCGGCGGGCCGAGCGCCCCGGACCGGCCCGGGCGCGCCCGGCTCGGAGCCCTGCTGGCACGCCAGCTCCGCGCGACATTGGCGGTGATCGAGGAGTTCGCCCCGGAGTGTCCGGCACCTCCCCCCGAGGAAGGGACGTTCGAAAACGTCGGTGATCTTGCACCGGTGACGGGAAGCCCCTGA